A stretch of Novipirellula artificiosorum DNA encodes these proteins:
- a CDS encoding TadE family protein: protein MELAICLPVLAIILLATVEACVMLQLQQNLSITAYEGARIGNVPGASSEGVQLQCEMLLDDRNIQGYAVTMNPPDPSSKSPGDPFTVTVSADFAANSVFGGIFFQDKTLAEAVVLRAE from the coding sequence GTGGAATTGGCAATTTGCCTTCCGGTTCTGGCGATCATCTTACTGGCAACGGTGGAAGCGTGCGTGATGCTGCAGTTGCAGCAAAATCTTTCGATTACGGCCTACGAAGGAGCGAGAATCGGTAACGTGCCTGGAGCCTCGTCGGAAGGCGTGCAGCTTCAATGCGAAATGCTACTCGATGATCGAAACATCCAGGGATACGCGGTCACGATGAATCCGCCGGATCCTTCGTCGAAGAGCCCGGGCGACCCGTTTACCGTCACCGTGTCAGCCGATTTTGCGGCGAACTCCGTTTTCGGGGGGATCTTCTTCCAGGACAAAACACTCGCGGAAGCGGTTGTTTTGAGAGCGGAATAG
- the deoC gene encoding deoxyribose-phosphate aldolase, which translates to MQYQYSDISKMIDHSLLNPTLTVADLDSGIALALAYDVASVCIMPYYLKRCTELLGDSTVNPSTTIGFPHGGHTTAIKQAEAETAIADGCQELDMVVNISKVLSEDWSYVRNDIHAVVEVAHVAGRKVKVIFENCYLNDSQKIRLCEICNEENVDWVKTSTGYGTGGATNEDLVLMRKHAAPHVQVKAAGGIRDLDGLIAVRELGVTRCGASRTKDMLDECRRRLNLEEIHVTATGASSY; encoded by the coding sequence ATGCAATATCAGTATTCTGACATATCGAAGATGATCGATCATTCGCTGTTGAATCCCACGCTAACGGTGGCAGATCTTGATTCGGGAATTGCATTGGCGCTCGCCTACGACGTCGCAAGTGTTTGCATCATGCCGTACTACCTGAAGCGTTGCACGGAACTGCTAGGGGACAGCACGGTCAATCCGTCCACAACCATCGGATTTCCACACGGTGGACATACGACTGCGATCAAGCAAGCGGAAGCGGAAACCGCGATTGCGGATGGCTGTCAAGAATTAGATATGGTTGTCAATATTTCGAAGGTACTCAGCGAGGATTGGAGCTACGTCCGCAACGACATCCACGCGGTGGTCGAGGTTGCTCACGTGGCGGGCCGCAAGGTCAAAGTGATTTTTGAGAATTGCTATTTGAACGATTCCCAGAAAATTCGTTTGTGCGAAATTTGTAACGAGGAGAATGTCGACTGGGTCAAGACGTCGACCGGTTATGGAACGGGTGGCGCGACGAATGAGGACTTGGTCTTGATGCGAAAACATGCGGCACCGCATGTTCAGGTTAAGGCTGCCGGTGGTATTCGTGATCTGGATGGATTGATTGCAGTTCGTGAACTGGGGGTGACACGTTGTGGTGCCAGTCGCACGAAAGACATGCTCGACGAATGCCGTCGGCGTTTGAATCTTGAAGAGATTCACGTTACGGCAACGGGTGCGTCGTCTTATTGA
- a CDS encoding alpha-L-fucosidase, whose protein sequence is MFEPNAQSLKQYEVPEWYDDAKLGIYFHWAPFSVAAYQTEWYPKWMYDSKTNKKWGDLKKHHEATWGPLNKFGYKDFIPKFQAENWNPEQWVELFEEAGAKYLVSAAVHHDGFALWDSNVIPFHSAAMGPQRDIVGEFCSAAKKAGLKTGVSTHYGRHWNFYEFSPKYDNWDPKYSGLYGRRRAENDPPTAEDEKEWEAVMVELIDNYHPDYIFVDGGIGDGERMFGKPYFRQPFYNVLSHYYNQSQETNTEGVVLTYKREFLEPDQAVEDFERKGIDEIRMSSKWQTDEKIAVQGWCCVEGTAFWPTEYLVAVLADTVSKNGNLLLNVGPLPDGTIREEEINTLKQLGGWLRVNGEAIYGTRPWTTFGEGEIAKPAADNAPVEGGKIEFATDAVRLTQKKGSLYAICFRQPESDRYSIRCLKKGTRIGNSGIEKVEMLGHDGPIKWRQSDESLTVALPEHLPCDYAFVLKIN, encoded by the coding sequence TTGTTTGAGCCCAATGCTCAATCGCTGAAGCAGTACGAAGTACCTGAGTGGTACGACGACGCGAAACTTGGCATCTATTTCCATTGGGCACCTTTTTCGGTAGCCGCCTACCAAACCGAGTGGTACCCGAAATGGATGTACGATTCAAAAACGAATAAGAAGTGGGGCGATTTAAAAAAACATCACGAAGCGACATGGGGGCCACTCAACAAGTTTGGCTACAAGGACTTTATCCCTAAGTTCCAAGCGGAAAACTGGAACCCCGAGCAATGGGTTGAGTTGTTCGAAGAGGCAGGCGCAAAGTACCTCGTTTCAGCAGCCGTGCATCACGACGGGTTTGCGCTCTGGGACTCCAACGTGATCCCATTCCATTCGGCTGCCATGGGACCGCAACGTGATATCGTCGGTGAATTCTGTTCCGCGGCAAAGAAGGCGGGACTCAAGACTGGCGTATCGACGCATTATGGGCGTCATTGGAACTTCTATGAATTCTCTCCGAAGTACGACAACTGGGATCCGAAATACTCGGGGCTCTACGGTCGTCGCCGCGCAGAGAACGACCCACCGACGGCGGAGGATGAAAAAGAGTGGGAAGCCGTGATGGTCGAATTGATCGACAACTACCATCCGGACTATATCTTCGTCGATGGCGGCATTGGGGATGGCGAGCGAATGTTTGGCAAGCCTTACTTTCGCCAGCCGTTCTACAACGTGTTGTCGCACTACTACAACCAGTCTCAAGAGACAAACACCGAAGGAGTCGTGCTGACGTACAAACGCGAATTCCTCGAACCCGACCAAGCGGTAGAGGATTTTGAGCGGAAGGGAATTGACGAGATTCGTATGTCATCGAAGTGGCAAACCGACGAGAAGATCGCGGTACAGGGTTGGTGTTGTGTCGAAGGCACGGCATTTTGGCCAACGGAATATCTGGTCGCTGTGTTAGCCGATACGGTTAGCAAGAATGGCAATCTGCTGCTCAATGTAGGCCCGCTTCCCGACGGCACGATTCGCGAAGAAGAGATCAACACGCTCAAACAGCTGGGTGGCTGGCTGAGGGTCAATGGCGAAGCAATCTACGGCACGCGACCTTGGACCACCTTCGGCGAGGGAGAGATTGCCAAACCGGCGGCCGACAATGCGCCCGTCGAGGGGGGAAAAATCGAGTTCGCTACCGATGCCGTCCGTCTGACGCAGAAAAAAGGCTCCCTGTACGCAATCTGTTTTCGACAACCCGAGTCCGACCGTTATTCGATCCGTTGCCTCAAGAAGGGGACGCGGATCGGGAATTCAGGCATCGAGAAGGTCGAAATGCTCGGACATGACGGCCCCATCAAATGGCGTCAGTCAGACGAATCGCTCACGGTGGCGCTGCCTGAGCACTTGCCCTGCGACTATGCCTTCGTGCTGAAGATCAACTAA